Part of the Chaetodon trifascialis isolate fChaTrf1 chromosome 1, fChaTrf1.hap1, whole genome shotgun sequence genome, ttttcaacttcaacttttTTCCATTCAACAGAAGAAGTCAACATAACAACTTTCTTTAAATAAAATGGTTTATAAAGGACAAAATTGTGACTGAATTCAGACACTATCTGAACAAAGAAGCTCTCCGCTTTCTGCACTTTCTGCACAGTTTTCCCATACATGTGTGCACTACAGACGCAAACCCAGCCCTAATGTTCACATATGTTGTCTTCAGAGGGAAGTAAATGGTACAAATGGTAATTATCACAGAATGTGCTACTTGAGGTGAGGTGTACGAGCAAAAGAACATGCATTTACTTGAGGGACCAACACAATGGCAAATGCTTTGTTTCTGAAAGCTTCTTCTCACCAGCTCCGCAGGCTGCAGGTGCTCCTCCTCTTTTAACAGCTTTCTCGTGTCTTTGGATGAACTTGCTTTGCTCAGTGGCTCCAGTGCAAAGATCTTCCAGTAGAAACATCAGCACCCATTTGCAAATCAGTATTTTTTTCCTATGTTTTTCATATCATTTCACGTTGCATTGCTGTATTAACTGTGTGTTGTCTCAAACACAGAAGAATTTTAATTACAACCCTCTTGATATATTTAACTGTAGCTTTCAGTACTGCGAGAAGATGCAGAGCTTAACCCTTGTGGCAGAGCAGATGTAGGGCAAACAATCAGATTTGTTAGATAGTAATATGAGCTTGTCAGCAACAAGGCTTACACCactgttttgccattttttgtgTAAGTGTGACAGGTAGGTGGATTACAGTCGCTGAGTGAaagtaaaagacaaaatgaagaaagagagaatcCTTTTTGGTGTGCTTGTGTTGTCTCTTCCTTACTGTGTGTTATTCTGACCACCAGGGGCAGGCCTCTGCAAAACGACAAGGAAAGTTAAAAAAGGTACTGGATGAGCTAGAAACACTGTACAACAGAGGGTCCATGGCTCTCCTACCATCAGGAAATGGCTTATTCCTTACCTTAAGATGGGATTTGTTATATCTTCTTTACTTATATCAAAGCATGTCAATATTGCTGTACTGAAATATGCAACAGACTAGATGTAAggcatttattttcttgtagAGTAGTCAGACTTTTCTGGTGGTCAGTAAAATTCTTAATATATCTACAAATATCAACATCAACTGATAATAAGCACGACTTCAAACTAATGTAACTGAGTATTAAAAATTAATTCTGAAGTGATTTAGAGAGGGGAGGAGTTTGGAGTCATAGGACATGACAATGGTAGGAAGAGGGTGAGAATGTGGGATGCTGATTGAGAACAGTAAGAGTCAGGTTTTCCACTGtactgttgttttgtgtgttcgtGCAGGATATTGTTCCAGTCGTCTACCACTTAATCCCGGCTcccaacaaaacaaagaacGGAGGGAAGGAGAAGGACAAGGacggagacaaagagaaagacgtGAAGGAGGAGTTCGCCGAGGCCATGAGAGACTTAAAGATTCAGTGGATGACAAAGTGTGCACAGTAGCTCGCCTCCTTTGCTCAGCAACACGTTGCTTGTTTCACCTTTTCACTCTCGTAACGTCCCACACGTTCTTCTCTTTGCTGTTCAGGTTGGACTCCAGCTCCGTCTATGATGAACTGAGGGAAAACTACTCAGATTACCTTCCGCTGCATGTGCAGAGACTTCACCAGCTGGACTCTGAGAAGGTGATGGTACACTTCAGCAAGAGAAAGGGGAAATGGAGGAAGCTCTGACAGGATTCAGCTCGGATGTCGGAGTGTTAACTATGCAGCTGCCTCCACTCAcactcttttttctccttttgtttgtgttcaggagCGTCTAAAACGTCTCAAGGAAGTGCTGTCAGCAGCTGACATCGTCATCTCCCAGATCGACCAGACTGCCTTGGCTGTTTACCTCACCATGAAGGCGGACCCTCGGCCTGACGCCGCCTCTATCAAGACGTATGTCTCACTGAAGGATAGCATATTAGAAACATGAACATTAGGCTCCTTCAGCCAGGAATATACGATCATAAAGAGGCGAGCAGGAGGAAAAAGTGCGGTTTccacagaaaaaatatattacagCGACCTGTTAAAACATATCCTTTGAATGCGTTGAACATTACAGACATGTGATAGCAAACAATATTCTGTGCAGTTAGAAAATTATCAAGCATAGGACATGAGCTCATTGATGCAGTGGCAGGGTTTCCCCCAGCACAGTTTAGCCGAGGTGGTAATCTGCCCAGAACCTGACACATCTCACCTCGTGATCATGTTCTTCAGTATTTGACAGCCTCCACACGCCTTGAAGCGACAGTGTGTGTTCTGGAAGAAGAAATAACAAATTCTGTTTCTCACAGAGGAGTTTAATGCATAAGGAGCAAACACAGTTTCTTATTTCAGTGAAATCGGGGGTTTTGTTGTACAGCCTTATTTAGTTGACATGTATCTTATGGTGTCTAATATTAGCAAACCTATGCAAGATATTGCTGTGTAAGTGACATTAGTTTGTTTGGTGGCTCTCGGTTGGACTTCCTTTTAGCATTTACCAACAAGCAGTGCTTAACCTTACGTAGTCTACCTTTAAATGTATGGTATTAgcagtgtgaagtgtgaaatTGCGCGTATTGATTGTTTTATGCTGTCAGCCGACGTGGTCTTTGTTTCAGGCGAGGCAGCCCACCTTCACTGTATAAAATCTGTGTTTCAGTGACATGGAGAAGCAGAAGTCGTCTCTGCTGGACGCCCTGTGCAGGAAGGGCTGCGCTCTGGCTGACCAGCTCCTGCTGCCACCTGCGGCACAGGACGGCGCCAGTGccgtcaccactggtcagatGGCGACAGAGGTGGAATCTGTGGAACAGGTGGCCACCAGCTCTGACGACACCCCGCACAACCTGGCTAAAGCTCTGATGGATACTTTTTGGGAGGTTCAGAAGTGGGCCGAGTTAACCGACTCCAAGGTGAGCGAAATGTTTGGAGGAAGGGCTGAAGTGTTCTGTTATAATAATGACTGTCTGATGGGAATATATATGCCAAGTGAGAGCCAAGGGGGGActtaaaacatgcacattttgtTGGATTaatgtgttacagcagcagaatggTGTAGGAGGGGTTGAGTACAGTGCCCATGTTTTATTCTGTAATGAAGGAGCATGTCATCCAGCGCCTCTGAGTGGCTCTCCGGTGTGCTTTTGGTcaacagtggagctctgtgATTCAGAGGAAATGTCAATTTAGTGGATATACTGCGCGTCACCATTCAGCTAACCACTCTGTATTAATTCCACAAGTGTTAAGCGAATGTCTTTTGCTTGTCCCCTGTCTTCTCTGCTGCCCAGGTGTTGATGTTTTCATACAAGCACGCTCTTGTGAACAAGATGTACGGCCGAGCATTGAAGTATGCCTCAAAGATGGTGGAGGAGAAGCCCAGCAAAGAGAACATGAAGAACTGCATCCAGGTAAGAGAGCAGCGATGGCAGATATCTGTTCAACACAAGATCTTTACCAGAAGTGTTTGGCTGCTCACTCTCCAAAAACTGAGCACAATAAtagaaaacatcattttggaatgacttcctgttttttgtgtCTTCTTTTCCAGCTCATGCGACACCTCCGGTGGACGCACTGCGCCACCTTCAGCGAGAACTGGCTCCCTGTCATGTACCCCGCAGACTACACACCATTCTAGGCAaagatgcgcacacacacgcatgagcAGCATGGCCATACACGGTCCACTACATGGTAACTTCAATATCATGTCCCTCAGGGTCACGTGGTCTATGCATCCGGTTTTTCAGACGTAGATGTAGGCGAACACCGAAATGAAGGATAACGGCGAGTCAAAATGGTTTGATGCACTCGACACCTTAAAAGGCGAATTCATCCCGTCTTTAAATGTCTCGTTGAAGGCCAAGGTGTGTTGATCCTGAAGCTCAGCGCTTAGTTGGCCGTTGTCCTTTATTTTGGTGTCATCTACATATTTGGAGACTTTCACATGCAACCATCCTCAGCTGTCCAGACTCCATATCATATAAATAACCTAATTCTTCAGTGTAAATACTAAGTAGAGGGCCAGTGTGGACTCCAGGGATGCATCCCTAGTCTTTAAGAAAATTGTTTCCCCATCGACTCACTTTCAGAACAGCAGGAAAGCTCAATGTGAATGAGATGACAGGAGGACTTGCTGTTGCactgtgttttcacacacaagGGCACGCTGACTTCGCCTGACCCCTGACTCAAAAGGGAGGCTTGGACAGAACTTTGcatcttcttttcttcatcttttgatTGTTCCAGCCAGGCTGGGTTGATAAAGTTAACATTTagtcttgtttgtctttttaaggCTCTGACTCGTGTACACAGTCTCAGAACACAAACCAGTGTTGAGGTGCCTTCCTACATGTACCTTAGCTTTTCTGATGGGGTGAAACACAGCATGCAGGAGAAGCTGCACAATGAGTAGCGTCAGTCAACAGGCAGCCGCTTGCAGTCATTTCACCCATCAGCTTTTGGTGTCAAATGCGGTTTTAAAGCTCACATCAGCAGTGCGCCGTGTCCGTGCACTGCCTGCAGGCCGTCAGTGACCTGTCAGGTTGATGCTAAGCCATGAACACACTTTGAGTGCTTCTGCTTGCCTCCAGAGGTGTTGTCGGCCACCCACTtcgtgctgctgtttgctgagcGGCGCATTTGACGACCTTCTTACAGACCTCACTCACATAACAGATGCAGTTACGGGCAGCGTTCGGATGTTCAGATCAGATGTTGTTGTAAAGTGTTCACGCAGTGTTAGACGTTTCTCTGCAGCATTCAGAATACTGCATTTGTACACATTGTCACAGAAAAATGTACATACACACGtaacataaaaaatattaagATGCAATAGGTATATAATACAAATATTATTCTAATTGATGTATTTTGCATATATGCATGTCTTCTAGGATGTAAGGAAGAAAACTAGTTTTATTTGGAAGCAGATTTTAGTTTGTTTCAATTTGAAAGATTTTTAATCCCAGACAAGATTGTGACGATATTGACTCTTGTtctcatgaatgtgtgtttgtgagtgactTTACATGTACCTGTCAGCATATTTTGTGTTCATGAACATTTTCTCCCCAACAGAACTGAAATTATAGCCATTTAGAGAGGTTACGcatgagtttttctttttcttcaggtACCTTATTTACATTAAAGGACCATGCCACTGGTTTCACATGTTTCATCTGATTTCCTACCAATCACATGGACCTCACAGCTAAGCATTTTGCATATCATGTTAGTTTCTACCAGGCAAACATTGGCCTGAGTTGTAAAAATCCACAGGGAACGTGAAGTCTGCACGATGAGCGATGGGGTCCTACCTGAGTGCACAATATTTTGGCCAAGTCAGAGCATCATCATTATTCCACGAGAGgttgctgtttgtgctgtttggtctgtgtgtttctcactATTGAGGTGGTGCAGGCAGATTTTTGAGCACCATTGCAATCAAATGCAGTGATATTTTGGGGGCTGCCACTGTCAAACCACACCTACACTGTCCCGATAGGGCAGATCAGCTGAATTTTTAAAATTGATCAATAATAACTTTTCTCCAAACTTTAACTTTGATTGGTGCTGGTGTAGTTGTGAATATTAAGCGTAATAGAGAAATACTAGAGATTGGAAACATTTTCAGGGGATTTCTTTAATCCAAGTCATTTCAGTGCGTTACTCTCCAAAAATAATGCAGCTTTGACAAAAGAACAATGCGGACTTGATGTTCACTGTGAATTATACAACTTGAAAGAAACCGGTGGAGTTTGAGCAAGTTTAAGGAAAAGTGCATCTGAAACTGTAAAAGTGCTCTACATGCTTTTGTTAATGGTCAGCAGATGTGTCAGGCATACATGATTTTTCATCAAGGAGCTAAAACCTTCAAAAACACTGGTATGGTCGTTTCAAATATCTCACCCGATTCATGTCACAGACGAGGACACGTGGCTGATTGTTTTCAGTGCCAGAGGACCATACTAAAGGGACAAACTACATACTCACTTTCTATCTTTTTAGGTGTGATTCTCAACCTTTATAGCTCGTCGATCTGCACGAGTGCGATTTCCTGTCGGTCTGTATCAGTCTAACCAAAGAATGATTTTCCCATGTTGAGCTGCTTTCATTATCAAATGAAGTATGAAAGGCTGAgaatgaaaatgctgaaatcGAACATGACTGTTGAATAGAAGAAGGAAACGGATTCATCGTCATGCGATCAAACAGAAGGTGCAGCTGCATTGAAGCCGAGGCCTTTCGTCCTCACGGGAGTTAATAATCTTTTCTGGGACGTGCATACGCAGCGAATCAGTCGTCACAGCTCGTCTTTACCCGGTGGTGAGAGCACCTTGTGTTTCCGTTTTTTAGCAGCGACTTGTAGCGTTGTCTGCAGCTGCCTCAGCACGGGCTTCTCAGAGTGCAGAGTTgggtttggtttattttttcttgtttttgtgtcctctATTTTCAtcgtttttcctcctctttccccgTGTTTGTCTACAGTACGCGTTGCCAATGACAGTCTCTCCGATAATGGCCTTAACTTTCATCACAGGACTGTACCGTCCACTTCTGGCACCTCTGTCGCTCTCACTCTGCTGGTGTcaggaaacatttcagaaatgCTTCTTCTAGTGTTGAGTGTTTATAATTCTAGTCATAATATCTAGTAAATGCCAATATTTTCCAGAATGTTATGGGATTAGGTTGTATGCTCTTATTAGTATTATTTTATACCCGTTCTCTTGATGATGTGGGAAAGACTCGAGTTACTGTCACTATTTTGTGGTCACATGGAATTATGTCACAATCaaggaaaacactgaataaaaatgatttggAAGAAGTGAAGTGTCCTGGTTGTCTCTTGTACAGCAATTTTTGGGGGTTTTGTAATATGAATTTCACATCATTTGCAGCCTTGCAAGAAAGAAGAGCCTTTATCCGTACAGCACATTTCatgcaagaaatgcagctcaaattACTTTACAACAAGGAAATTACctgcaccaagtgcttcacataagaAAGACAAtgagcataaaaacagatagaaaattaacataaaataagatgaaaaatTAAACCCCCCTTGatagtaaaaataagataaaattaAGATGAAAATAGAACAGAGAATGTTTCATATAATATGGAAAAAAACCCACTgaataatagtaaaaaaaaaaaatttaaaagaagtgcagcagtgcatataTGAATAATCACTGTGTAATTATAGTATTAAATGAAAATTTTAAACTTGCCTGTTTCAATGCTAACTACATTCTGCTTTACAAATCTAACCTTAAGAGAACCTCTGGGGAATATTCCCTGAACTGGCAGATACTCTTGGATTAAAATCAGGAGCAAAAATCATGATGGAGGCCTGCTTTTGACTTTCCAAGCATTAATAACAGTCACTCAGGGGCCCCAGGGGCCTGTATCCTGCAGGGCCTTTGAGTAATCCAcccatgttttctgtttctcattctCTACACGTTGCCATGAAGAtcttcatctctccatcttcaGCCAGCAGCCTTGTGTGAAAAGCCTTTTTAAAGTTCTCTGTGAAAGTCAGATCAGACTCAAACCTGACCTTGTTGGCCCAGATCAGAGTTGTTCCTGGTTTGCAGAAATGCTTCATGGTGACCAGGAGCTCATTCAGGAAGTCGTGATGGTAGACCACATCGGCTGCCAGCACGTAGTCGTAGTGATACACGGATGCAGGGTAGGTGCGATCCAGGTCGTAGCCCCAGGACAGCGCTGCCACCTCGGGTGTGTGCCTGCACCGCCCTCTGGTGTTCCTCATCACGTTGGCCCGGAGGTTACTCAACACCTCGGGTAAGTCTGTAGCTGTGACTGAAGCTCCTGGAGAAACGTGAAAACTCTCGTCACCATAGCTCCAATAACAATGTTTAGGTTCTGCTAATCATCCTGAAGCTGCAGGACTCTTTTTCAATTCACTGTCTGAAAGACTGCAGCTCATATTACCCTTTTCACTCTGACCAAGTTACCCTATTTATACAGACGTGTCAAATCCCTCTCTCACAACCCTCCCCCCAAAACCCTGTTCCCCCTTTTCTTTCAGCACAGGAACCACAGGGGGACGATAAGGCCGAACGTCTTTGAGACGTGCCCCCACCCTGACTCTCCCTCCTTGGTTCCCCATTTGTATATATCAATGACATGGTCCTTGTTAGTGAATGTGAGACAAATGtgctatccatccatccatcttctataccccgactatccctttcggggtttggggggggggggctggagcctatcccagctgtcaagcgagaggcggggtacaccctgagccggttgCAGGGCAAaatatatagacaaacaaccattcacactcacatttaaGGACAATTTTAAATCACCAgttaatctaatgagcatgtttttggtctgtgggaggaagctggggtgcccagagagaacccacacatgcacaggaagaacatgcaaacttcgcacagaaaggccccgcccaacccggggatcgaaccagcgactttcttgctgtgaggaacGCAcgctacctgctgcgccactgtgcagcccacaTATGTGCTATTTATAGCATACTTAAACAGAGAATAATAGTGAAAAGTGAAGAGTATTTTAATGTAAGAGTGCTTATTAGATTTTTTGTGATGGATGTTGGTTGGTTACGCTGAGCcataaagtagaaaaaaaatcaagcaatGGTTCGAATGCAGTTGGCTGAAATCAGATCACCAGATCACTGCAGCttgataatataatataaaaccACTAGTGACAGTAATGTGTTGACTTTCTGTATCATTTCATGGTGACTTTTCCAAACTCCATGTGTCCTGGACTTGACTGACTGTGATTGTTGcatttgtatttatatattcTGTCTGAAATGAATGGGAGACAGCTCACCCAGCAGACTGGCCACGACGGATACCAGTCCTGTTCCTGCTCCCAGCTCCAGCACCTCCTTTCCCTGCAGGTTCACCCTCTGCCTGTTGTTGTCCAGGAAGGAGCACAGAGCCAACGCCTGCAGGACAAAGACATGCAGACCTCTTATGATATCTTATTAATGTTGTTGCTGTATCAACACTTTTCAGAACTGACAATGCTGTTAATGTTTTCAGAGGTACTCACTGCTGGCCACATCACCGCTCCAAAGGAGTCTATGGACTCATAAATGACGATGTCCTGTCCTACGTAATGATAGATATCTTTACCAAGGCTGCTGTAGATGCTGGGAACCCAGGCTGGTGCTTTGTCCTGCTCCTTGGGTGTTTGTTTGATGCGCACCTGTCCTGTGAAGAGACAAAATTAGAAATACACTGTTAACACGCTATGCCACATTAATGTCAAGCACAGGTTAAAAAAGCTGATGTGTCAGTAGTTTGATATGATAGGTATTGGTAGTCCAACAGGTATGAGGTGTAACATCATTTTGTATGTGAACCAAATAAcctaaatgaaatgataaaaatgtcCCAGCTTCTGTTCCTTATGAATTCAGACACTACACCAGTGAGTGAGTACGTCAGCCCTCTGTTTTTTTGACCCTAGCAATAGTTGCTGactcatttcactcaaaaccataAAGCTCACGGTCAGAGGATCAAACActctttgcagcagcaggaaacaggactTTAATATCTAACTCCCATAATAAAATTgatcatgttgttgttgtttcacagaTCCTCATGACTCACCTGTAATGTCTCCACCACTGGCTGGACAAAGTGAGGGACTGTTGGGGACCATTATGTCCTCCATCTCCCTTTCATCagaatcatgtttttcttcctcatcatcGACTCTTTCAGGCTCTGACGCATAAGATTCATCTGGTCCATCAttatcattttctttctttttttctagaTTGACATGAAGTTTAGCGTCATCGTGCTTCTCCTCCACATGATTTTCTTtgctctcttcatcctcatcatcctgactctttccttcctcctcctctctcagcagATCTTGGATTTCCACTTCCTCATCAccttcaccctcctcttctctaCACGTTGCCATGAAGAtcttcatctctccatcttcaGCCAGCAGGCGTGTGTGAAAAGCCTTTTTAAAGTTCTCAGTGAACGTCAGATCAGACTCAAACCTGACCTTGTTGGCCCAGATCAGAGTTGTTCCTGGTTTGCAGAAATGCTTCATGGTGACCAGGAGCTCGTCCAGGAAGTCGTGATGGTAGACCACATCGGCTGCCAGCACGTAGTCGTAGTGATACACGGATGCAGGGTAGGTGTGCTCCAGGTCGTAGCCCCAGGACAGCGCTGCCACCTggggtgtgtgtctgcagatcCTGGTGTTCCTGGCGAGGTTGACTCTCAGGTTGCTCAGGACCACTGGAAGGTCTGTGGCTGTCACCCAAGCACCTGagcacaattaaaaaaaaattataataaaaatatcagGTTTGTGGTTTCTCCTCTTTCAGGATGGAGAAAATAATCCTACAGTCCATCTGAACTCATAGTGCTTTACCTGACCCCCAATACACACGAGGAAGCTACcctgacacacagactgacCTGCTGTTACAATGGTGCAAGCTAGCACGTGTTCTACCTCTATTTTTAATGTCTACTTTCTTAAACGTTTTATTTAACATGTGACCCAGAAGCgttctctgtgtttcttcttctttttaaataaCCCCTGCATCTCTtctctattttttatttttagaccGACATCCACTCTTCCTGTGCAACTGCCAAATAAAGTTGAACTTGAACCTCTTACCAAGGAGTGCTGCTACGACAGACACAAGGCCAGTTCCTGCGCCGATCTCCAGGACTGCCTTGTCCACAAGACTCGGCTGGTCACGATGAGTGTCCAGGTactgacagagagccagagcCTGAAGACAATCAAGATGAGTTGAAGTTACAGAGAAGTATGTCCTGGATATGACTGTGATAAGTGTTTTAGGATTTGGGCCTCCTGAACCATCATTGTCAGTGTGACATGTGACTAGTAAACAGAGCCGTTCCACAGAATCCAGTACTGAAGTGTCATGGTACTGACAGTCACTGTAAATCTCAGCAAAGGTGCTACTCACCGCCGGCCATATCATGCCTGCAAAGGAGTCAAGACCCTCTTCAATGATGATCTCCTGCCCGACATAATAGTACACCTCTTTATCTACTCTGAAGAAGAAAGATGGAGCCCAGGCTGGTCTGTGTTGCTTCTGGACAGCTGATTGATTTGAATGGTACAAAAGTTACTCATTCAACATGAACCTCTGCTTAGTGTGAGTTGCTTCCTGCTTTTTACTGCATAATTAATCttacttttttcctcttctttatcCTCTTCATCCctatcttcctcctcttcttcctcctcttcctcttcttcctccccctcctcctcctcttcctcctcctcgtcctcctctccgACTCTCATATGACTGGTTTCTTCCACAAAGTATGAGGACAAGGTAGCCATATAAAATCCTGTATGCCTGTTGGACAGACAGATATGATCaattacacatgtaaaaacagagGCCATGCATTACAGATTGAGCTTcagttaaatgttttttaatgtaataatattctgtttgtcattttccaccCCTTTAACTCCAACTGCAGCCCTACAGTCCAGCCAGTGAAATAAGGCAAAATAAGTCTGGGAGAACACCCCCCTCCAATGAGACCATCACATATTAGACCATAAGCAGTGCACAATAAATATGTAAAACCTCACTTTAACATTTCCTGGATTATTTTCGGTCAGGGTAAATGGGACTCTTTTCCAAGCACAACATACTGTCCAAAGTTCTCTCTACAAATGCAAGTAATACAGTGAAAAATTGGTCTgcatgtgacctttgacctacctgctgctgctttattctCCAGTGAAAGATCTGAGGAGCAATCGGACTGCATCTGGAGGCCTCTCACTGCAAGGTTATAGAGACTCAGCATCCTGCTGGACAcacccatcatcatcaccacaagGGCATAAGAGTATTTTTAGAGCTGTGCTGAGGAGGAATAAACACAAGCATGATCCAAGAGCAGAGCGCACgtagataaaaacacacaccaacacttACCAAGATGACTTGGTGTGAGAGCCAAAAGGACAGGACAGGAATGCCATGACAGGGTCGCTTATGGACTTTCTGCTGGTGATTCCTGGAAGTCTCCACAGTCTGTAACCACATACTGGATATAATATGAAGGAATAGTAACCctgtaaaagctgttttttctaTTTACTGACACTGATTTCCATCTgcaatgaaatcaaatcaaataactTTTTAAGATTTTGATCATGGATCAAATCAGTCCAGATATTGCATGTTACACTGGCAATGCATCGGTTTTATTTAATCTACAAATAGtaacagagacacagtgagTGATAAGTCTGTAGAAAACCAGGCCAGTGCATGATTTGTGTTTGGCTTGAAAGCATCTTTACAGAGAGCCTTtgaatgtgtgttgttgtgaatGTATTTGAAACCCGAAAGGCCTCATAAACTCATGTTAATTACTGTAAAGTTGGTGTTCTTCTATACTTTTATCAGCTTAGGAAAGACAGAGGTCTGCATGCAAAAGTCTATCTAAAAAAGGCACACGTGGTCTGGAACATGTCCATGTTGTGCTTTCTTGCATGCTTTTCTAGCAATGGCCTCAATTGCTTCTCCAGAAATGCGCGGTAACAGGATCAGGCTGGCAAGCAATCCACATG contains:
- the LOC139331115 gene encoding uncharacterized protein, which codes for MATLSSYFVEETSHMRVGEEDEEEEEEEEGEEEEEEEEEEEEDRDEEDKEEEKTVQKQHRPAWAPSFFFRVDKEVYYYVGQEIIIEEGLDSFAGMIWPAALALCQYLDTHRDQPSLVDKAVLEIGAGTGLVSVVAALLGAWVTATDLPVVLSNLRVNLARNTRICRHTPQVAALSWGYDLEHTYPASVYHYDYVLAADVVYHHDFLDELLVTMKHFCKPGTTLIWANKVRFESDLTFTENFKKAFHTRLLAEDGEMKIFMATCREEEGEGDEEVEIQDLLREEEEGKSQDDEDEESKENHVEEKHDDAKLHVNLEKKKENDNDGPDESYASEPERVDDEEEKHDSDEREMEDIMVPNSPSLCPASGGDITGQVRIKQTPKEQDKAPAWVPSIYSSLGKDIYHYVGQDIVIYESIDSFGAVMWPAALALCSFLDNNRQRVNLQGKEVLELGAGTGLVSVVASLLGASVTATDLPEVLSNLRANVMRNTRGRCRHTPEVAALSWGYDLDRTYPASVYHYDYVLAADVVYHHDFLNELLVTMKHFCKPGTTLIWANKVRFESDLTFTENFKKAFHTRLLAEDGEMKIFMATCRE